The following proteins are encoded in a genomic region of Brachypodium distachyon strain Bd21 chromosome 1, Brachypodium_distachyon_v3.0, whole genome shotgun sequence:
- the LOC100838346 gene encoding uncharacterized protein LOC100838346, with protein MEAKFFRFLKLVGVGFKARTEREGRELFLKLGYSHEVQFTAPPAVRVFCFKPNIVCCTGIDKDRVHHFAGAVRSCKPPEVYKGKGILYIDEVIKLKPGKKQKK; from the coding sequence ATGGAAGCCAAGTTTTTCCGGTTTCTGAAGCTCGTTGGAGTTGGCTTTAAAGCAAGGACAGAGCGTGAAGGCCGTGAGTTGTTTCTGAAACTAGGCTACAGCCATGAGGTGCAGTTCACTGCTCCACCTGCCGTCCGTGTCTTCTGCTTTAAACCAAACATAGTATGTTGTACTGGTATTGACAAGGATAGAGTGCACCATTTTGCTGGCGCTGTTCGAAGCTGTAAACCTCCAGAAGTGTACAAGGGGAAGGGCATATTATACATCGACGAGGTCATAAAGCTGAAGCCAGGGAAGAAGCAAAAGAAGTGA